The proteins below come from a single Chryseobacterium bernardetii genomic window:
- a CDS encoding bacteriocin gives MKKTIIHKKKLTKAELKEISGGAIANCAEDLCKLRGVSSHFMIIGPRGRDGYCC, from the coding sequence ATGAAAAAAACAATCATTCACAAAAAGAAGCTTACCAAAGCTGAGCTTAAAGAAATAAGCGGTGGCGCCATAGCCAACTGCGCAGAAGATCTATGCAAACTTAGAGGAGTAAGCAGCCATTTCATGATCATCGGTCCCAGAGGCAGAGACGGATATTGCTGTTAA
- a CDS encoding ribosomal maturation YjgA family protein, whose amino-acid sequence MKFQFSLKYLLISVFIFLIEVLIATELKDIFFVRAYLGDVIVVMLLYTLIKSFFRVNNEKLILGILIFSCLVELAQYFNIAEKIGFREGSQMYIVIGNSFSWIDILCYAAGCLLLYLFIKVTKEES is encoded by the coding sequence ATGAAATTCCAATTTAGCCTGAAATATCTGCTTATTTCCGTTTTTATTTTCCTTATTGAAGTGCTTATTGCTACAGAATTAAAAGATATTTTCTTTGTAAGAGCATACCTTGGAGATGTTATTGTTGTCATGCTGCTCTATACCCTCATAAAGAGTTTTTTCAGGGTAAATAATGAAAAACTTATTCTTGGAATTTTAATTTTTTCCTGTCTTGTAGAGTTGGCTCAGTATTTTAATATCGCAGAAAAAATAGGCTTCCGGGAAGGAAGCCAGATGTATATTGTAATTGGAAACTCTTTTTCCTGGATTGATATTCTGTGTTATGCAGCAGGCTGTCTGCTGCTGTATCTTTTTATAAAGGTGACAAAAGAGGAATCTTAA
- a CDS encoding YARHG domain-containing protein, with protein MKTLHYSLISLLAVSLISCKKDGKTNESNKDSLTAKKDSVIIPEIHKEYYGVYTGDFAGMEKVVDDVDGSEYDENIYKKISLKINRITKDSVYGQSIVNGNQRPVRGVFNETSKSFVLDEPGNDKTDGRFEIKLNGDSLTGKWNAFNKKAVKAPVKTLKLIKKDFVYNPNFMLDPDSNLVDWNNPKDFVEKYTDSDGKTESYTTSKNRVASDAVFKLNASKQKLSEKDLKNLRKLDLEIIKNSVFARHGYSFKKETYRDFFEQTDWYIPVSNNVDNELYPMEKDNVALLNRFIKYAEDKYDSFGR; from the coding sequence ATGAAAACTTTACATTACTCCTTAATTTCCCTGCTTGCAGTTTCTTTGATAAGCTGTAAGAAAGACGGAAAAACGAATGAATCCAATAAAGATTCCTTAACTGCAAAAAAAGACTCCGTTATCATCCCTGAGATTCACAAAGAATATTATGGCGTTTATACGGGTGATTTTGCAGGTATGGAAAAGGTTGTTGATGATGTAGATGGCTCTGAATATGATGAGAATATTTACAAAAAGATCTCCTTAAAGATCAACAGGATCACCAAAGACAGTGTTTACGGGCAAAGCATCGTAAATGGAAACCAGCGCCCTGTAAGAGGAGTTTTTAATGAGACTTCAAAATCCTTTGTGTTAGATGAGCCAGGAAACGATAAAACAGATGGCAGATTCGAGATAAAACTGAATGGAGACAGCTTAACCGGAAAATGGAATGCCTTTAACAAAAAAGCGGTAAAAGCTCCTGTAAAAACTCTCAAACTCATCAAAAAGGACTTTGTTTATAATCCTAACTTTATGCTGGATCCGGATTCAAACCTGGTAGATTGGAATAATCCTAAAGATTTTGTTGAGAAATATACGGATAGCGATGGCAAGACCGAAAGCTATACAACGTCAAAAAACCGGGTGGCTTCTGATGCAGTCTTTAAACTGAATGCCTCTAAACAAAAATTAAGTGAAAAAGACCTTAAAAACCTGAGGAAGCTGGATCTGGAAATTATCAAAAACTCAGTATTTGCCAGACATGGCTATTCCTTTAAAAAAGAAACCTATAGAGATTTTTTCGAACAAACGGATTGGTACATTCCGGTTTCCAATAATGTAGATAATGAACTCTATCCAATGGAAAAGGATAATGTGGCGCTGCTGAACCGCTTCATTAAATATGCTGAGGATAAATATGATAGCTTTGGAAGGTAG
- a CDS encoding DUF2306 domain-containing protein, with the protein MGFIYFFWLMFSITLEYIPVNPNISFLMIKQTEVQQRPEYLYFFYAHVYTSIFVLLSGFLAIIRKEFGLKNFHTNMGKVYILLILLLAAPSGLYMGFFANGGALSKISFVILGFLWWFSTFKAYQLARQKRFKEHKQWMWRSFALTLSAITLRMWKVIIVYLFHPNPMDVYQIIAWLGWIPNILIIEYLITKKQI; encoded by the coding sequence ATGGGATTTATATATTTCTTTTGGCTAATGTTTTCCATTACTCTGGAGTATATTCCTGTAAATCCCAATATCAGCTTCCTGATGATTAAACAGACTGAAGTGCAACAAAGACCGGAATATCTTTATTTTTTCTATGCTCATGTGTACACCAGCATTTTTGTGCTTCTTTCTGGTTTTTTAGCCATAATCAGAAAGGAATTCGGATTGAAAAATTTCCACACGAATATGGGAAAGGTATATATTCTTCTCATCTTACTTTTGGCTGCACCTTCAGGACTTTATATGGGTTTTTTTGCCAATGGCGGAGCTCTTTCAAAGATTTCATTTGTTATATTGGGCTTTTTATGGTGGTTTTCCACTTTCAAAGCCTATCAGTTAGCCAGGCAAAAAAGATTTAAAGAACACAAACAGTGGATGTGGCGGAGTTTTGCGCTTACATTATCAGCCATCACGTTACGAATGTGGAAAGTTATTATCGTATATTTATTCCATCCCAATCCCATGGACGTTTACCAAATCATTGCATGGCTGGGCTGGATTCCCAATATCCTTATTATTGAGTACTTAATTACAAAAAAACAGATATGA
- the thiL gene encoding thiamine-phosphate kinase translates to MFEDKSQELTPISKLGEFGLIKHLTQYFPLSNESSELGVGDDAAVINPDNKKVVLTTDVLAEGVHFNLGYVPLKHLGYKAVVVNLSDIAAMNAVPTQILVSLAVSNRFPVEALEEIYAGIQAACTRYKVDLIGGDTTSSNSGLVMSITAVGIEADENIVKRSGAKPNDLLVVTGDLGGAYMGLQILEREHAVYLADPNMQPEMEGYDYILERQLKPEARTDVKKILEQLEIKPTSMIDISDGLASEILHLSDQSKVGFRLYEEKIPLDSLTISTADEMNLNPVMTALSGGEDYELLFTISPNDFDKIKNHPDFTIIGHAVDKEEGNFMVARGSNQLVALTAQGWDAFLGNQKG, encoded by the coding sequence ATGTTTGAAGATAAATCACAGGAGCTGACGCCCATTTCAAAACTAGGAGAATTTGGTCTTATTAAGCATTTGACGCAGTATTTTCCATTATCCAATGAATCTTCGGAACTTGGAGTAGGAGATGATGCGGCAGTGATTAACCCTGACAATAAAAAAGTAGTTCTTACCACGGATGTCCTGGCAGAAGGAGTACATTTTAATTTAGGCTATGTTCCACTGAAGCATTTAGGTTATAAAGCTGTAGTGGTTAACCTAAGTGACATTGCTGCTATGAATGCAGTTCCTACACAAATTTTGGTTTCTTTGGCTGTTTCCAACCGTTTTCCGGTAGAAGCGCTTGAAGAAATCTATGCAGGGATCCAGGCAGCGTGTACAAGATATAAAGTAGATCTAATAGGTGGAGACACTACCAGCTCCAATTCCGGATTGGTCATGAGCATTACGGCTGTAGGAATTGAAGCTGACGAAAATATTGTAAAGAGAAGTGGTGCAAAACCTAATGATCTTCTTGTGGTAACAGGAGATTTGGGTGGTGCATATATGGGACTTCAGATTTTGGAAAGGGAACATGCCGTTTACCTTGCTGATCCGAATATGCAACCGGAAATGGAAGGCTACGATTATATCCTGGAGAGACAATTGAAACCTGAAGCTAGAACAGACGTTAAAAAGATTTTAGAGCAATTGGAAATTAAACCAACTTCCATGATTGATATTTCTGACGGTCTGGCTTCTGAAATTCTTCATCTTTCAGATCAGTCTAAAGTAGGGTTCAGATTATATGAAGAAAAAATTCCATTAGACAGTCTTACAATTTCCACGGCAGATGAAATGAACCTTAATCCTGTAATGACAGCATTAAGCGGTGGTGAAGATTATGAATTACTATTTACAATTTCACCAAATGATTTTGATAAAATTAAAAACCATCCTGATTTTACTATTATAGGACATGCAGTAGACAAAGAAGAAGGAAACTTTATGGTGGCGAGAGGGTCTAACCAATTGGTGGCTCTTACCGCCCAGGGTTGGGATGCCTTCTTGGGAAATCAAAAAGGATAA
- the mutS gene encoding DNA mismatch repair protein MutS — MAKSKKETPLMTQYNTIKGKYPDALLLFRVGDFYETFGQDAVKTSQILGIVLTKRNNGEGSVELAGFPHHSIDSYLPKLVRAGMRVAICDQLEDPKMVKGIVKRGVTELVTPGVTFNDQVLNSKKNNFLLSLHKEKEKYGIALVDISTGEFLVSEGNLEKLLHIVNTFDPSEIIFQRSVQIPEQIKNKNAFKLEDWAFQYNFAYEKLTNHFNTNSLKGFGVENLPLAITAAGAIFAYLVEDTHHNLLSHITKLQIIPQEDYLMMDNFTLRNLEIVYPSNPQGKSLLDIIDKTSTPMGGRLLRRRIILPLKSVDEISRRLSLIDFLNENDHLKYEIGQLLKSISDLDRLMGKLAAEKISPKELGYLRQSLINIHKIKELLHPHADVLAWLEPLFDLDELIKFLQNHLNEELPVGIAKGNVIKEGVSEELDRLRNLQSKGRGFLDEMCQREIERTGITSLKIDFNNVFGYYIEVRNTHKDKVPGDWVRKQTLVNAERYITEELKEYENQILGAEEKIGVLESELYRNVCAETMVYIDQIQGNSNIIAQIDVAAGLSELAVSESYTKPILNNGYAIDLKEARHPIIENALPLGEKYIPNDIFLDKDSQQIIMVTGPNMAGKSAILRQTAIVCLLAQIGSFVPAKHAEIGLLDKIFTRVGATDNISAGESTFMVEMNEAANILNNISERSLILLDEIGRGTSTYDGVSIAWAIAEYLHQHATQAKTLFATHYHELNEMTVNFERVKNFHVSIQENKGNIIFMRKLVPGGSEHSFGIHVAKLAGMPAKVINRANEILKTLEASRTQEGGTSENIKRVTEENMQLSFFQLDDPVLENIREELTKIDINTLTPIEALMKLNAIKKMIGG, encoded by the coding sequence ATGGCAAAATCGAAGAAGGAAACCCCGTTAATGACTCAGTACAATACCATCAAGGGCAAATACCCTGATGCGCTGTTGCTTTTTAGAGTAGGGGACTTTTATGAAACTTTTGGGCAGGATGCCGTGAAGACTTCTCAGATCTTGGGGATTGTTCTTACGAAAAGAAATAACGGAGAAGGAAGTGTGGAGCTGGCAGGATTTCCGCATCATTCAATAGATTCTTATCTTCCAAAATTGGTAAGAGCCGGAATGAGGGTCGCTATCTGCGACCAGCTGGAAGATCCTAAAATGGTTAAAGGAATTGTAAAGAGAGGGGTTACAGAACTGGTAACTCCGGGAGTGACTTTCAATGACCAGGTTTTAAACTCCAAAAAGAATAATTTCCTGCTTTCCCTGCACAAGGAAAAAGAAAAATATGGAATTGCTTTGGTTGATATCTCTACCGGAGAGTTTCTGGTAAGTGAGGGTAACCTTGAAAAGCTGTTGCATATTGTTAATACCTTCGACCCCAGTGAAATTATTTTCCAGAGAAGTGTACAGATTCCGGAGCAAATTAAAAATAAGAATGCTTTTAAATTAGAAGATTGGGCTTTTCAGTACAATTTTGCCTACGAAAAATTAACCAATCATTTTAATACCAATTCCTTAAAGGGATTCGGAGTGGAAAACCTTCCGTTAGCCATTACAGCAGCTGGAGCTATTTTCGCATATCTTGTAGAAGATACTCATCATAACCTGCTTTCCCATATCACCAAACTTCAGATTATCCCACAGGAAGATTATCTGATGATGGATAATTTCACCCTAAGAAATCTTGAGATCGTTTATCCAAGCAACCCGCAAGGAAAATCACTGTTGGATATTATTGATAAGACCTCAACTCCGATGGGAGGAAGGTTACTGAGGAGAAGGATTATTCTTCCTTTAAAATCGGTAGATGAAATTTCCAGGAGGCTTTCCCTGATTGATTTTTTAAACGAAAACGATCATCTTAAATATGAAATAGGGCAACTTTTAAAATCAATTTCCGATTTGGACCGGTTGATGGGAAAATTGGCTGCAGAAAAAATATCACCTAAGGAATTGGGATACCTCCGTCAGAGTCTTATTAATATTCACAAGATTAAAGAATTATTACATCCTCATGCAGATGTATTGGCATGGTTAGAGCCACTGTTTGATCTTGACGAACTGATAAAATTCCTGCAAAATCATCTTAATGAAGAACTTCCGGTAGGTATTGCCAAAGGAAATGTCATCAAAGAAGGTGTTTCTGAAGAACTGGACAGATTGAGAAACCTTCAGAGCAAAGGCCGTGGATTTTTGGATGAAATGTGCCAGAGAGAAATTGAGAGAACAGGTATTACCAGCCTTAAAATTGATTTTAATAACGTTTTCGGATACTATATTGAAGTCCGAAATACCCATAAAGATAAAGTTCCGGGGGACTGGGTGAGGAAACAGACCCTTGTAAATGCCGAGCGATATATCACCGAAGAATTAAAGGAGTATGAAAACCAGATCCTGGGTGCTGAAGAAAAAATAGGCGTTTTGGAAAGTGAACTATACAGAAATGTATGTGCTGAAACCATGGTCTATATTGATCAGATTCAGGGGAACTCCAATATTATTGCGCAGATTGATGTTGCTGCAGGATTATCAGAACTGGCTGTGTCAGAAAGCTATACCAAACCTATTCTGAATAACGGTTATGCCATTGATCTGAAAGAAGCAAGGCATCCAATCATTGAAAATGCCCTTCCGTTAGGAGAAAAATATATTCCGAATGATATTTTCCTGGATAAAGATTCCCAGCAGATTATCATGGTGACAGGACCCAATATGGCCGGTAAATCTGCAATTTTGCGTCAAACGGCTATTGTATGCCTTTTGGCTCAGATTGGAAGTTTTGTGCCTGCTAAACATGCAGAGATCGGATTGCTGGATAAGATCTTTACAAGGGTAGGGGCAACGGATAATATTTCCGCAGGAGAATCTACTTTCATGGTAGAAATGAATGAAGCGGCCAATATCCTGAATAATATTTCAGAGCGAAGCCTTATTCTTTTAGATGAAATTGGCCGTGGAACTTCCACATATGACGGAGTCTCTATTGCATGGGCAATAGCAGAATATCTTCACCAGCACGCCACACAGGCAAAAACCTTATTTGCCACCCATTATCATGAACTGAATGAAATGACCGTAAATTTTGAAAGAGTGAAGAATTTCCATGTCTCCATTCAGGAAAACAAAGGGAATATTATCTTCATGAGAAAGTTGGTTCCGGGAGGCAGTGAGCATAGTTTTGGTATTCATGTGGCTAAACTGGCGGGTATGCCGGCTAAAGTAATCAACAGGGCCAATGAGATCCTTAAAACTCTGGAGGCAAGCAGAACCCAGGAGGGAGGAACTTCAGAGAATATTAAAAGGGTAACCGAAGAAAATATGCAGCTTTCTTTCTTCCAGCTGGATGATCCGGTTCTGGAGAATATCCGGGAAGAGCTTACCAAAATAGATATCAATACTTTAACACCCATTGAAGCTTTAATGAAGCTCAACGCCATAAAAAAAATGATTGGAGGATAA
- a CDS encoding helix-turn-helix domain-containing protein, with protein sequence MIIQEKEIPTHHLTSEEFQMSTLSAAGPENFHDVHRHNFFEIIWFMEVHEKSHLELDFESYKLENNQICIIAPGQAFNMKIEGEEGYAMAISREIFNEACDIESVLTGGVLPFFLDPKNKQTCSTILSLMEQEYNAASRTELLKAYLKAFCIIIGEQINPQEPLLNDRQRIHDLVGLIEKHYITHKETGFYAEKLKISSHHLNDIVRLLRGTTIKKMISQRLILEAKRELSFGALTVKEIAFKLGFNDASYFSRFFKKHTGQTPESFKNNEK encoded by the coding sequence ATGATTATACAAGAAAAAGAAATACCAACGCACCACCTTACCTCTGAGGAATTTCAGATGAGTACACTGAGTGCAGCAGGCCCTGAGAATTTTCATGATGTTCACAGGCATAATTTTTTTGAAATTATCTGGTTCATGGAAGTACATGAAAAAAGTCATTTAGAATTGGATTTTGAAAGCTATAAGCTTGAGAATAATCAGATATGTATCATAGCACCGGGACAGGCATTCAATATGAAAATAGAGGGAGAGGAAGGATATGCTATGGCAATAAGCCGGGAAATTTTCAACGAAGCCTGTGATATAGAATCTGTACTTACTGGAGGAGTACTTCCGTTTTTCTTAGATCCTAAAAATAAACAAACCTGTAGTACGATCCTGTCATTGATGGAACAGGAATATAATGCAGCATCGAGAACTGAACTCTTGAAGGCTTATCTTAAAGCATTTTGTATTATTATAGGAGAACAGATTAATCCTCAAGAACCTTTATTGAATGACCGTCAACGCATTCATGACCTGGTAGGACTTATTGAGAAACACTATATAACACATAAGGAGACAGGATTCTATGCCGAAAAATTAAAGATAAGCAGCCATCACCTGAATGATATTGTACGCCTTTTGAGAGGAACAACAATAAAAAAGATGATTTCCCAGCGCCTTATCCTGGAAGCTAAAAGAGAACTGAGTTTTGGAGCACTCACAGTGAAGGAGATCGCTTTTAAGCTTGGTTTTAACGATGCTTCATATTTTTCAAGGTTTTTCAAGAAACATACAGGCCAAACTCCCGAATCTTTTAAGAATAATGAAAAGTGA
- a CDS encoding multidrug effflux MFS transporter — MKKLSIVVFILALLNTLESLSIDLYLPAFPSMAEIFKTDIGHIQISISVFFAGFALGQLLWGPLSDRTGRKPMLYCGLFLFIIGAAAIYFTSDIYVLWSMRFLQAFGGSAGIVIGRAVIIDLYDKQKSVTIFAQQSQISGIAPIIAPLMGSIFLKYWGWNSSFAFLCIMGLITFFMVYKYIPETNTKISQPEDVPTDEKGLKEQLKMIISNKEFIQSTMVGSIAFASLIIYISNAPFLFMEIHGFSSETFSFIFAFNSLALITAAYITPRLIKRMSNSTLLFVATLILLVVCTLHILIAAENFSMVLEIGMLYLSLLAIGILFPLTSAHALSPFKEGRGTAAALFGFLQLIVTFLMSGLLGLLEADSIMPMVITRAGMSLIAVWFAYQIIKDKKAVMQKSVV; from the coding sequence ATGAAGAAGTTAAGTATTGTAGTGTTTATTTTAGCGCTGCTCAACACGTTGGAATCATTGAGTATAGATCTTTATCTTCCTGCTTTTCCAAGCATGGCCGAAATTTTTAAAACGGATATCGGACATATTCAGATTTCTATCTCGGTTTTCTTTGCCGGATTTGCACTCGGACAGTTATTATGGGGCCCCTTATCAGACAGAACAGGACGTAAACCCATGCTGTACTGTGGTCTTTTCCTTTTTATCATAGGTGCAGCAGCTATTTATTTTACTTCAGATATTTACGTTTTATGGAGCATGCGTTTCTTACAGGCATTTGGAGGAAGCGCGGGGATTGTGATCGGAAGAGCTGTTATTATTGACCTTTATGATAAACAGAAATCTGTAACCATTTTTGCACAACAATCTCAGATCAGTGGTATTGCTCCCATTATAGCTCCTTTAATGGGAAGCATATTTCTTAAATACTGGGGTTGGAACAGTTCATTTGCTTTCCTGTGTATTATGGGATTGATTACATTCTTCATGGTATATAAATATATTCCGGAGACCAATACGAAAATCAGTCAGCCAGAGGATGTGCCAACAGATGAGAAAGGGTTAAAAGAGCAGCTGAAAATGATTATTTCCAATAAAGAATTCATCCAAAGTACAATGGTGGGAAGTATTGCATTTGCGTCATTAATTATCTATATCTCAAATGCCCCGTTCTTATTTATGGAAATTCACGGATTTTCCAGTGAGACTTTCAGCTTTATATTCGCATTCAATTCATTGGCCCTCATCACAGCGGCTTATATTACGCCAAGGCTAATCAAGAGAATGAGCAATTCAACTCTTTTATTTGTCGCAACTTTAATACTTCTGGTGGTATGTACTCTTCATATTTTGATAGCTGCAGAAAATTTTTCTATGGTATTGGAAATAGGGATGCTGTATCTATCACTGCTGGCTATTGGAATATTGTTTCCTCTTACTTCAGCACATGCGTTGTCTCCTTTTAAAGAAGGGAGAGGTACAGCTGCAGCACTTTTTGGATTCTTACAGTTGATAGTTACCTTTTTAATGTCGGGATTACTAGGTCTTTTAGAAGCAGATTCTATTATGCCAATGGTGATAACCCGTGCCGGAATGAGCTTAATTGCTGTATGGTTTGCATATCAGATAATTAAGGATAAGAAAGCGGTGATGCAGAAATCTGTTGTTTAA
- a CDS encoding BaiN/RdsA family NAD(P)/FAD-dependent oxidoreductase, protein MKQIIIIGGGAAGFFCASNLDEKKYKITILEQNSDVLQKVKISGGGRCNVTHACFDPRELVRFYPRGNKELLSVFTKFQPGDTMEWFDQRNVPLKIENDNRTFPESNSSQTIINTFLNEVQKKNVVVQTKCSVKEIERQNEKYFVKTNSGDFEADYIVYTTGSSPKSLKIIENLGHKIVDLVPSLFTFNIKDDLLKDLPGTSFENAGISIPKLKTDESGPLLITHWGLSGPAVLKISAWEAISLAKLKYNFEIEVNFVSVATEEAEEIFQNFKQSNPKKTIGQSKIFDITNRFWQKILEISKIDLNKQVANISGKEMQKILENLCKKKFQVTGKSTFKDEFVTAGGVDLKEINFKNMSSKLLPNFYIAGEVLNIDAVTGGFNFQACWSEGWLIAQDLNSL, encoded by the coding sequence ATGAAACAGATCATTATTATCGGAGGCGGTGCTGCCGGCTTTTTCTGCGCATCCAACCTTGACGAAAAGAAATATAAAATTACCATATTGGAACAGAACTCGGATGTGCTTCAGAAAGTTAAGATCTCCGGAGGAGGGCGGTGCAATGTTACCCACGCCTGCTTTGATCCAAGAGAACTGGTCCGGTTCTATCCCCGCGGAAACAAGGAATTATTGAGTGTATTCACCAAATTTCAGCCGGGAGACACCATGGAATGGTTCGATCAGCGTAATGTTCCTTTAAAAATAGAAAATGATAACAGGACTTTTCCTGAAAGCAATTCCTCACAGACCATTATCAATACCTTTTTGAATGAAGTTCAAAAGAAAAATGTGGTTGTACAAACAAAATGCAGTGTAAAAGAGATTGAAAGGCAGAATGAAAAATATTTTGTAAAGACCAATTCAGGAGATTTTGAGGCAGATTATATTGTCTATACTACCGGAAGTTCGCCAAAATCATTAAAAATTATAGAAAATCTGGGCCATAAGATTGTTGATCTTGTTCCTTCTCTTTTTACATTTAATATTAAAGATGATCTTTTAAAAGATCTTCCCGGAACCAGTTTTGAAAATGCAGGGATTTCGATTCCTAAATTAAAGACTGATGAAAGCGGGCCGCTTTTGATTACCCATTGGGGGCTTTCCGGACCGGCTGTCCTGAAAATTTCTGCATGGGAAGCTATCAGTCTTGCCAAACTTAAATACAATTTTGAAATTGAGGTTAATTTTGTTTCTGTTGCTACAGAGGAGGCAGAAGAGATATTTCAGAACTTCAAACAGAGCAATCCTAAAAAAACTATAGGACAATCAAAGATTTTTGATATTACAAACAGGTTCTGGCAGAAAATCCTGGAGATTTCAAAGATAGACCTCAACAAACAGGTTGCCAATATTTCAGGGAAAGAGATGCAGAAAATTCTGGAGAATCTTTGTAAAAAGAAATTTCAGGTTACAGGAAAATCAACATTTAAAGATGAATTTGTAACAGCCGGAGGCGTTGATTTAAAGGAAATTAACTTCAAAAACATGTCTTCAAAACTGCTTCCTAATTTCTATATTGCCGGAGAAGTTTTAAATATAGATGCGGTAACAGGAGGTTTCAATTTTCAGGCGTGCTGGAGTGAGGGCTGGCTGATTGCGCAGGACTTAAACTCGTTGTAA
- a CDS encoding bacteriocin, with protein sequence MKKSNIQKRKLTKDELKTINGGSGPTCLMACFCNIDGEMTIGSCNSKGQCC encoded by the coding sequence ATGAAAAAATCAAACATTCAAAAAAGAAAATTGACAAAAGATGAATTAAAAACAATTAACGGAGGAAGTGGCCCAACTTGTTTAATGGCCTGTTTTTGTAATATTGATGGGGAGATGACAATAGGGTCTTGTAATTCTAAAGGACAGTGCTGTTAA
- a CDS encoding GNAT family N-acetyltransferase, with amino-acid sequence MEFPVLETERLILRQLTLNDTPDLFEYFSLEEVMEYYDLEAFKSIEDAQRIIQHFNSEFEKGKGFRWALQLKSNGKVIGTCGYHNWYREHFRAEIGYELNPLFWRQTYMKEAILPILTFGFESMRLHRVDAFIDPANISSEKLLSSVNFQEEGTLRDYFFEKGKFVDAKIFGLINK; translated from the coding sequence ATGGAATTTCCTGTTTTAGAAACTGAAAGGCTTATTCTGCGCCAGCTTACCCTTAATGATACCCCAGACTTATTTGAATATTTTTCATTAGAAGAAGTTATGGAATATTATGATCTTGAAGCATTTAAATCTATCGAAGATGCACAACGCATCATTCAGCATTTCAACAGTGAATTTGAAAAAGGAAAAGGCTTCCGCTGGGCCTTGCAGCTAAAATCCAACGGTAAAGTGATTGGAACCTGTGGTTATCACAACTGGTACAGAGAACACTTCAGGGCAGAAATCGGATATGAGCTCAATCCCCTTTTCTGGAGGCAGACTTATATGAAAGAAGCTATTCTTCCTATTTTAACTTTCGGATTCGAAAGCATGAGACTGCACCGTGTGGATGCCTTTATTGATCCCGCCAACATTTCCTCTGAAAAACTTTTGAGTTCTGTAAATTTCCAGGAAGAGGGAACTCTCAGGGACTATTTTTTTGAGAAAGGAAAATTCGTGGATGCCAAAATCTTTGGGCTCATTAACAAGTAA
- a CDS encoding acyl-CoA thioesterase, giving the protein MIFYHKFEVRWSDLDANKHLANSSYVQYCAQARMAFMTKEKMGVTQLSRWGIGPVILHERYSFFKEIYADQTVIVSVEIDGCSDDSSIYRFLHKFYTPDGVHCATSEATGVWIDMMLRKMTTPPDDVVEAMNKYKSPETVVLSKEDFKKLPFHPHNIDPAEFNI; this is encoded by the coding sequence ATGATTTTCTACCATAAATTTGAAGTGCGTTGGAGCGATCTTGATGCTAATAAGCACCTGGCCAATTCATCATATGTACAATATTGTGCGCAAGCCAGAATGGCTTTTATGACTAAGGAAAAAATGGGTGTTACCCAATTAAGCAGATGGGGAATTGGTCCTGTGATCCTGCACGAAAGATATTCTTTCTTCAAGGAGATCTATGCCGATCAGACGGTTATTGTGAGTGTAGAAATTGACGGATGTTCTGATGATTCATCCATCTACCGTTTTCTTCACAAATTCTATACTCCGGATGGGGTACACTGTGCTACCTCCGAAGCTACTGGTGTTTGGATTGATATGATGCTGAGAAAAATGACGACTCCGCCAGATGATGTGGTGGAAGCCATGAACAAATACAAGAGCCCGGAAACAGTGGTACTGTCTAAAGAAGATTTTAAAAAGCTTCCTTTCCATCCACATAATATTGACCCGGCAGAATTTAATATATAA